The following is a genomic window from Spirosoma foliorum.
ACCAACTCAAACAAGGCTTATTAGATGCTTACCTTCGTCAAGAGTTGGCGAATCCTTCAGTTGCCTTTGCGTAAGTCCTAATAATGTTATTTTTTGTCATCCCGACGCCAGGAGGGATCTTCGGCAACTGATTACTTACCGAAGATCCCTCCTGGCGTCGGGATGACAAAAAACTAGTCTAATTTTATTCGTAAATCCTCCATAATTCACGTTAATGCACGATGGATAATGTAATGTGTTGATTGCTAGGAGCTATTATTCATTCTGCCTTATCCATTCATAATTAGCTCTCATGAAAATACGCACTCGACTTCTGGTTACGTTTGTGGGAATCGTAGCGGCTATTCTGCTCCTGTTTTCGGGAGTGGTATATGCCACGGCAGAGTATTTCCGGCAACGTGATTTTTATAGTCGACTAAGCGATAAGGCTAAAAACGTGGCCCGGCTGCTGCTGGATGAAGAAGAAATTGACCTTCGTTTGTTTCGAATCATCGAGCGCAACAACATTACAGCGCTCCCCGAAGAACAAATCAACGTTTACGATCACAACAATCACATTCTGTATTCAACACGCGATAGCTCTATCGTAAAGCCCGAAGTCCTGAGTTTTATTCGGACGAAGAAAGAGATTTTCTTTCGGAAGAATCGCTCTGAGATTGTGGGCTTTACGTATCAGCATAAGAATCAGGAATATGTGCTGGTGGCGTCTGCCTACGACCAATACGGGAAAGAGGAAATCGGCCATTTGGGTACAATCATGATTGTGGGTCTGGTTTGCAGTCTGGCTTTGGTGGCTGCCGTAGGCTGGGCCTATGCCGGTCGAACGCTCAGACCAATTTCCGATGTTGTTCGACAGGTCGATCAGATTACAGCGTCGAATCTGGATCAGCGTGTCACGGCTGGTAGCGACCACGACGAACTGGCTCAACTGGCCCATACGTTCAATTTGATGCTCGACCGCGTGCAGGAAGCCTTTGAAGTTCAGCGAAATTTTGTGGCCAATGCGTCGCATGAATTACGCACGCCACTTACCATTATTACAGGGCAAATTGAGGTGACCCTACTCAAACGGCGTACCGTTGAAGAACACGAAGAAAAGTGGAAAGCGGCCCTGGGCGTGATTCAGCGCATGAACAAACTGACGAATAACTTGCTGGATTTGACGATGGTTAGCTTGGGGGCTACACCCCTGAAATTCAGTGA
Proteins encoded in this region:
- a CDS encoding HAMP domain-containing sensor histidine kinase; protein product: MKIRTRLLVTFVGIVAAILLLFSGVVYATAEYFRQRDFYSRLSDKAKNVARLLLDEEEIDLRLFRIIERNNITALPEEQINVYDHNNHILYSTRDSSIVKPEVLSFIRTKKEIFFRKNRSEIVGFTYQHKNQEYVLVASAYDQYGKEEIGHLGTIMIVGLVCSLALVAAVGWAYAGRTLRPISDVVRQVDQITASNLDQRVTAGSDHDELAQLAHTFNLMLDRVQEAFEVQRNFVANASHELRTPLTIITGQIEVTLLKRRTVEEHEEKWKAALGVIQRMNKLTNNLLDLTMVSLGATPLKFSEVSVDEIIYQAAQMLMNRQADYMVAFSFEGEAEQVPSSLTLEGNKSLLYSAFFNLMENGCKFSEKKRVDVILGANEWWVTITFKDEGVGISETDIKSIYEPFFRAENVKRIHGHGVGLPLTYRIIQLHRGRINVSSQIGQGTTFTIQLPKHF